In Anopheles arabiensis isolate DONGOLA chromosome 2, AaraD3, whole genome shotgun sequence, the genomic window TGAGTTAACGGATCGACTTCAACATTTTCATCCCCACGATAGCTTTGGCGTGACATCAAACTTGGCGACCTTGAGGTTGACTTTGAGTTCGAGCAGGAACCCGAATATGTTCCGCATCAGCTCCCCTCACATCTGTTCTTGCTCTGATTGTACAgagcaaaaaagtaaaagtaaaatgTTGTACCTTTTGGTAAACTGATGCTGATCACCTCAGTGGCATCAGTGAAAAACACCACTGCAACCTGAATGTGTGCGGACTTTTCATCAGTTCTCGAACAAATCTTGATGAGAAAAAGATTTAAACTTAACAGTTCTGCTCTCAATAAATTTGTTCGACCTGTCCGTTCAACTTCTCTGCTTCCGATCTCTTTATTCTCcatttattctctctctctttacttGTGGCAAATCACACTCCTTGCGGAAGGACTTCTCCGCATTTTAGAAAGGCCTGTTCTCATGTCTGCATTCTGCTATCGGATGCTGCGGTCGTGCCTTACAGAAACGATACAGAACACTTCAAGACATCGTTGAATCTCGACCACATTTAGTTTGTGGCTGTCGGTCGGACGAGAAGGAGCGAAAATGTTCTTCATACCTGCACTCATCCTGCTACTTGGGCTTGTACTCTATTGGAGCAAGCTCTCCCGCAAAACCAGTGCCCAGTTGTTTGGCAAAGATATTCCCGGTCCTCGGTCTTATCCGCTCATCGGTTCAGCCCATCTGTTCTTGGGCTCGGACGAGCGAACCTTCAGTGTGATAAACGAGCTGTTCCACAAATACGGTAGCTTTTTCAAACTATCGCTCGGCCCCAAGACGTTCTTGTGTCTGTCCGATCCGGATCTTATTCAACAAGCGCTCACATCGAGCGCCTGTCAGGATAAAGCGTTTTTCTATCGTTTTATGGAGCTCGACTATGGATTGATTTCGTCTCAATGTAAGTTTCGCtttcaagtgtgtgtgtgtgtgtgttatgaaGTGATTGCAAGTGAAATATTCTAAAACATACCATCGTTGTGCCGCTTATTCCTCCAGATACCGATTGGAAGCTGTACCGAAAGTCGCTTAATCCTGCCTTTAACCAACGCATCCTTATCAGTTTCATATCGATCTTCAATCGATGCTCGGAAGTAATGGTAGCACGCATGGCGAAGGAGGCAGATCGTAGACAACCGTTCGATGTGCTTCATTACACTGCCCAGTGCGCACTGGAGATGGTATTCGCAAGCTCCCTCAAGAGCGACATTACGGACGATGCGCAGCTGCACGAGGCTTGCGAAGCTATCCAAAATATGTGCACCATCATGAGCAGCCGTATGTTTAATGTGTTGCTTTACAGTGACCTGCTATTTACGTTCACGCATAAGTACCATGAGCTGCAGAAGTTGAAGGTCAAAGTGGAACGAGTGGTAAATCCGGTGAGTGTAACTTTGATAACCTTCAAGGGTTTGCAAATGTAATGGTCTTTGAATGCTACCGCTGCAGATTTTGTACGGAAGACGAGAGAGACTTTCCCAGCAACGATTGGAAAACGCACACTCAAAGGACGAGGAGCATTACCGGAAGCCGATGGTTTTTCTTGACCAGTTGCTGCACATGCAGCGAGGTGGTCAAGACTTGGACATCCAGGAGATTGAAAACCATCTCAACAACATCATTGCAGCGGTGAGCTATTGTTTGTGTACATGCAATTGTGCCAttgtttctttcattttcatagtaaacatttttacattgATTGTGCAGGGCAGTGATACGACAGCCAGCCAAGTCGCATTCATTCTGCTGATGCTTGCAATGCATCCCGAAGTGCAGGAACGGGTCTTCGAAGAAATCGTCTCCATCTACGGTAGTTCCGCCTCGGACCTTTCGTACGAAACCATTTCGGCACAAACGTATCTCGAGCAGGTGATCAAAGAAACGATGCGAATGTATCCTGTGGGTCCAATCATCGGGCGGCAAACGATCGAGACGGTGAAGCTGGGTGATGTGATCGTCCCACCCGGGGTAACGCTGCTCATCAACATTCTTACCGTGCATCGCAACAAGGAGCTGTGGGGAGAGCGGGCGCATGTGTTCGATCCGGATCGATTCGATCCTGCACTATACGATGCCAAGAAGCAACATCCCTTCAGCTACATTCCGTTCGGTGGAGGGCCTCGAAACTGCATCGGCTACAGGTACGGGATGTTTGCCATGAAAATTATGGTAACGCAGGTACTTCGCAAATACCAACTGTCCACACCGCTCACGCCAAGCGATTCATTAAGACCTTTCTTCGCGATAACACTCAAGGTTGGTACGGGCCACAGCATATGCGTAAAGCGCAGAGCAAGTGTCGTACTTTAGCTTTTTACCAAGCAAAACTTACAACGCTTGTATGTTTATGTTAATGTTTGTGTCTGTATTTGTTATGTTTGTGTTCCATCAAAATAGggataagaaaaataaaacaataaaaacaaattaaatctCAGAAAGCACATTATTCTTTTCTCAATTTTTACTCAATGAAAATGACTCGGCCGTTTTGCTTATTTAACTATCATAATATGAGGACTGCGTTATTTTAATCCTAGAACGCAAAGGATGGGTGTTGGagttaatgaaatatttatggGTTGAAGtcctttattttttaatttatctaaAAATGGCTATAGTCTTTCAACGATAAACCATGTCGATTAGTTTTATAAGTACAAGTCAAGCACAGTTTTACTATTTAATCAAAACTTGTAAAATTTACCTTATTAAACTTAAAAACTTATTAAGTATCAATCAGTTAACGTAtcgatttcaacattttcaccCCCACGATAGCTTGCCGACCTTGAGATTGACTTTGAGTTCGGACAGGAACCCGAATTTGATCCTCATCCGCTTCCCACACATCTGCTCTTGTTCTGATTGTACAGTGCAAAAAAGTGAATGtaaagtttt contains:
- the LOC120895165 gene encoding probable cytochrome P450 313a4, giving the protein MFFIPALILLLGLVLYWSKLSRKTSAQLFGKDIPGPRSYPLIGSAHLFLGSDERTFSVINELFHKYGSFFKLSLGPKTFLCLSDPDLIQQALTSSACQDKAFFYRFMELDYGLISSQYTDWKLYRKSLNPAFNQRILISFISIFNRCSEVMVARMAKEADRRQPFDVLHYTAQCALEMVFASSLKSDITDDAQLHEACEAIQNMCTIMSSRMFNVLLYSDLLFTFTHKYHELQKLKVKVERVVNPILYGRRERLSQQRLENAHSKDEEHYRKPMVFLDQLLHMQRGGQDLDIQEIENHLNNIIAAGSDTTASQVAFILLMLAMHPEVQERVFEEIVSIYGSSASDLSYETISAQTYLEQVIKETMRMYPVGPIIGRQTIETVKLGDVIVPPGVTLLINILTVHRNKELWGERAHVFDPDRFDPALYDAKKQHPFSYIPFGGGPRNCIGYRYGMFAMKIMVTQVLRKYQLSTPLTPSDSLRPFFAITLKVGTGHSICVKRRASVVL